One part of the Quercus lobata isolate SW786 chromosome 7, ValleyOak3.0 Primary Assembly, whole genome shotgun sequence genome encodes these proteins:
- the LOC115952817 gene encoding UBP1-associated protein 2A-like, producing MARKRKLDSQTQSGEPTIEPPQKQQQQQQQQQLQQQQQENIEYEEVEEEVEEEVEEEVEEDEDEDDDDEDDEEQQQQNAANQTVNSTSTSAGADGDDDDDEPIQNLLEPFSKDQIINLLREAADKHRDVADRIRKVADEDPAHRKIFVHGLGWDTTAETLTAVFKQFGEIEDCKAVCDKISGKSKGYGFILFKSRRGARNALKQPQKKIGNRMTACQLATIGPVPMGNSAVAAATSSVAAPAAPLSEYTQKKIYVSNVGAELDPRKLLAFFARYGEIEEGPLGLDKVTGKPKGFCLFVYKTVESAKKALEEPHKNFEGHILHCQRAIDGPKPNKSQQHQHQQQQQHQHHQNPNPHTVPFQRNDNPGYVAGAPGTGTGHLMAPAAAGAGMGYNQGAAAAQALNPALGQAITALLASQGAGLGLTNLLGTLGSAAAAVNPGVPAAAGHGMQGAYPSQTNISPGVMGGYGNQGGLQSGYPSQQMGQGSSGRGQHGAGQYGNMAPYMGH from the coding sequence ATGGCGAGGAAACGAAAGCTCGATTCCCAAACCCAATCCGGCGAACCAACAATCGAACCTCCacagaaacaacaacaacaacaacaacaacaacagctgCAACAGCAACAACAAGAAAACATCGAATACGAAGAAGTCgaagaagaagttgaagaagaagtagaagaagaagtggaagaagacgaagacgaagacgatGACGATGAAGATGAcgaagaacaacaacaacaaaatgcgGCCAATCAGACGGTTAATTCCACCTCCACCTCAGCCGGCGCCGATGGcgacgacgacgacgatgaGCCGATACAGAACCTTCTGGAACCTTTCAGTAAGGACCAGATTATAAACCTACTCCGCGAAGCAGCGGATAAGCACCGTGATGTGGCGGATCGGATCCGAAAGGTGGCGGATGAGGACCCGGCTCACCGCAAGATCTTCGTCCACGGTCTCGGCTGGGACACCACCGCCGAAACCCTAACCGCCGTGTTCAAGCAGTTCGGCGAGATCGAAGATTGCAAGGCGGTTTGCGATAAGATCTCAGGTAAATCCAAGGGTTACGGTTTCATCCTCTTCAAGAGCCGCCGTGGCGCCCGGAATGCTCTCAAGCAGCCTCAGAAAAAGATCGGAAATCGGATGACGGCGTGCCAGCTGGCGACGATTGGGCCTGTTCCGATGGGCAATTCTGCGGTGGCGGCAGCTACGTCTTCGGTGGCGGCCCCCGCGGCGCCGTTATCGGAGTATACGCAGAAAAAGATATATGTTAGTAATGTTGGGGCGGAGTTGGATCCAAGGAAATTGCTTGCTTTCTTTGCTAGGTATGGAGAAATCGAAGAAGGACCGTTGGGACTTGATAAGGTTACTGGGAAGCCAAaagggttttgtttgtttgtttataagaCAGTTGAAAGTGCTAAGAAGGCTCTAGAAGAGCCTCACAAGAATTTTGAGGGCCATATATTGCATTGCCAGAGGGCTATTGATGGTCCCAAGCCAAACAAGTCTCAGCAGCATCAACatcagcaacagcaacagcacCAGCATCACCAGAACCCGAACCCACATACTGTGCCATTCCAGAGGAATGATAATCCTGGATATGTTGCTGGAGCGCCTGGTACTGGAACAGGTCATTTGATGGCTCCTGCTGCGGCCGGTGCGGGAATGGGGTATAATCAGGGAGCTGCAGCAGCTCAGGCTTTGAATCCTGCACTTGGACAGGCCATAACGGCGTTGCTGGCTAGTCAGGGTGCTGGATTGGGGTTGACTAATTTGTTGGGGACGCTTGGTTCGGCTGCGGCTGCTGTGAACCCGGGTGTGCCTGCTGCAGCAGGGCATGGGATGCAGGGTGCTTATCCGAGCCAGACAAATATTAGTCCCGGAGTGATGGGAGGGTATGGAAATCAAGGAGGATTGCAGAGTGGTTACCCGAGTCAGCAGATGGGTCAAGGCAGTTCTGGAAGAGGCCAGCATGGAGCTGGGCA